In Mucilaginibacter auburnensis, the genomic stretch TAAGTAACTACCGGGATGATCATTTCTTCTAAAGAGATACCCCCATGCTGAAAGGTCTCGTTATAAAAATTAACAAAGTGGTTGTAGTTGTTAGGGTAAACAAAAAAGGTATCCTCTTTAGCAAAAACAAAACTTGAACTTACATGCAGTTTAGGCAGCATAGCGTCATGCGGGTTGCGTATATGGAAAACGTCTTTCGCGTTAAAATTAAGATTACGGCCCTGTTTGTAACGTAAGTTGGTATTGGTATTGCGGTCGCCAATTAACTTGCTTGGTTTTTTTACACGGATGGTGCCATGGTCTGTAGAGATAATAACACGCGCCTGTTTGGTACTTAGAAACTTAAGCAGGTCTAACAGTGGCGAGTGCTCAAACCAAGATAGTGTTAAAGAGCGGTAAGCTGCATCGTCGCTGGCCAGCTCGCGTATCATTTGCATATCAGTACGCGCGTGAGACAGCATGTCAACAAAGTTGTAAACCACTACATTCAGATCGTTTTTCAGTAAATTGCTAACCGTATCATTCAGATTGCGGCCTTCGTCCAGGTTCAATATTTTATGGTAAGAGTGCTTAACGTCTTTGCGCAATACTCTGCTGAGCTGATCAGCCAGGAAATCAGCTTCAAACAGGTTCTTTCCGCCTTCGTCTTCATCATTTTGCCATTTATCAGGGAAGCGTTTCTCCATATCCAGCGGCATCAGGCCGGCGAAAATGGAGTTTCGTGCATATTGGGTGGCGGTAGGCAGTATACTATAATAAGTATCTTCTTCCTCCAAACGGAAATATTCTGAGATGATAGGATTAATGATCTTGAACTGATCATAGCGCAAATTATCTATCAGTATAAAAAACAGCGGGCCTTTACCATCCAGTTTAGGAAATACTTTTTTCCGGAACAGCTGACTTGAATTTATCGGCGCGTCTTCCGGATTTTTGAGCCATCCAAGATAGTTCTTCTCAACAAACTTGCAGAACTGTGTATTGGCCTCGGCCTTTTGCATGGTTAATATTTCATGCATACCTGCGTCTTCCAGCTGCTGCAGCTCCAATTCCCAGTATATCAATTTCTTGTAAACATCAACCCACTCCTGGTAGCTCAGGTTGTCATTTAAAGTAATACCCAGGTTCCGGAAATCCTGCTGATAAGCCATGGTGGTACGTTCGGTTACCAGACGCTTATTCTCCGTTAGTTTTTTTATGGTGAGCAATATCTGTTTGGGGTGCACCGGTTTAATAAGGTAATCATCAATTTTTGAACCGATAGCGTCTTCCATCAAATACTCTTCCTCGCTTTTGGTGATCATTACAATCGGTACATCGTTATTAATATTTTTGATGCGCGCCAGTGTTTCAATACCGGTTAGGCCGGGCATATTCTCATCCAAAAAAACCAGATCGAAATAGGCATTGGTAAAAGCTTCAATGGCATCATTACCATTGGTTACGGTAGTCACCTTATATCCTTTTTCATTTAGAAAAAGCACGTGTGGTTTTAACAGATCTATTTCGTCGTCGGCCCAAAGTATGTTGGTATCTTGCATGGTATGTATTGTAAAGTCAAATAATAGCGGCTGCCATAAAAATAAGGCTTAGCTTTCAATTAACCCCAAAGCAAGTTAATTGTTACGGTTTTATAGCTTAATTAACAAAAATTAACATAAGGGTGTTAATCGCTTTATTTATTTTATTTTGTCATTTTTGCAATATAAAATCTGCATTTGAATAAGCGAAAGATAATTAACGACCCGGTTTACGGGTTTATCACCATACCAACCGATCTGGTTTTTGACCTGATCGAACACCCATATTTTCAGCGACTAAGGTATATTAAACAATTGGGCATGACCCACCTGGTTTACCCCGGCGCTTTGCATACCCGTTTTCATCATGCGCTGGGTGCTATGCATCTGATGAAGTTATCCCTTGAGGTATTGCGCTCAAAAGGACACGAGATAACCCCTGACGAGGAGGAAGGCGTAACCATTGCTATATTATTACATGATGTTGGTCATGGTCCCTTCTCTCACGCTTTAGAACATACGCTGGTTGAAGGAATCTCGCATGAGGATATCTCTGTTATGCTGATGGACCGGCTCAACAAGCAGTTTGATGGTC encodes the following:
- the porX gene encoding T9SS response regulator signal transducer PorX, with translation MQDTNILWADDEIDLLKPHVLFLNEKGYKVTTVTNGNDAIEAFTNAYFDLVFLDENMPGLTGIETLARIKNINNDVPIVMITKSEEEYLMEDAIGSKIDDYLIKPVHPKQILLTIKKLTENKRLVTERTTMAYQQDFRNLGITLNDNLSYQEWVDVYKKLIYWELELQQLEDAGMHEILTMQKAEANTQFCKFVEKNYLGWLKNPEDAPINSSQLFRKKVFPKLDGKGPLFFILIDNLRYDQFKIINPIISEYFRLEEEDTYYSILPTATQYARNSIFAGLMPLDMEKRFPDKWQNDEDEGGKNLFEADFLADQLSRVLRKDVKHSYHKILNLDEGRNLNDTVSNLLKNDLNVVVYNFVDMLSHARTDMQMIRELASDDAAYRSLTLSWFEHSPLLDLLKFLSTKQARVIISTDHGTIRVKKPSKLIGDRNTNTNLRYKQGRNLNFNAKDVFHIRNPHDAMLPKLHVSSSFVFAKEDTFFVYPNNYNHFVNFYNETFQHGGISLEEMIIPVVTYGPK